The proteins below are encoded in one region of Tomitella fengzijianii:
- a CDS encoding 4'-phosphopantetheinyl transferase family protein, which produces MIEAILPGGVEAAELFTDPPGITLFPEEQQQISRAVERRRAEYASVRHCARTAMGRLGVEPVALPKGDKGAPRWPRGIVGSMTHTAGYRAAAVGFALGVRSVGIDAEQNGPLPDGVLASVSLAAERDRIARDGAAVPQVRLDRLLFSAKEATYKAWYPLTRRWLGFEDADITVTADAPADGAGGDDGAVTGTFRSRILVPGHTVDGSRLETLDGRWIAAHGLVVTAIVVM; this is translated from the coding sequence ATGATCGAGGCGATCCTGCCGGGGGGTGTGGAGGCCGCGGAGCTGTTCACGGACCCGCCGGGCATCACCCTGTTCCCCGAGGAGCAGCAGCAGATATCCAGGGCGGTGGAGCGCCGGCGGGCCGAGTACGCGAGTGTCCGACACTGCGCGCGTACGGCGATGGGGCGGCTCGGCGTGGAGCCCGTCGCCCTGCCGAAGGGCGACAAGGGCGCGCCCCGCTGGCCTCGGGGCATCGTGGGCAGCATGACGCACACTGCCGGGTACCGGGCCGCCGCAGTGGGTTTCGCGCTGGGGGTGCGGTCGGTGGGCATCGACGCCGAGCAGAACGGGCCCCTGCCGGACGGGGTCCTCGCGTCCGTGAGCCTGGCCGCGGAGCGCGACCGGATCGCACGGGACGGCGCCGCCGTCCCGCAGGTGCGGTTGGACAGGCTGCTGTTCAGCGCCAAGGAGGCCACGTACAAGGCGTGGTATCCGCTCACCCGGCGGTGGCTCGGGTTCGAGGACGCGGATATCACCGTCACGGCCGACGCTCCCGCTGACGGGGCGGGCGGCGACGACGGCGCAGTGACGGGGACGTTCCGATCGCGGATCCTCGTGCCGGGGCACACCGTCGACGGATCACGCCTGGAAACGCTCGACGGGCGGTGGATCGCGGCACACGGGTTGGTGGTCACCGCCATCGTCGTGATGTAA